The genomic DNA CTTTCATTTCAATGAGCTCCAATCCCTTTACATTCTTCAATAAGGTTCTTACTTCATGGGTCAATCCATATTCTCTTTTGCTGACACAACTTTCATGATAAGTTACTTTATGAGGGAATTCAGCACCGACATCTTCTTTTTTCAATACATTCACTATAAAGTCTGAGATTTCATAGGTGTTTGATTTTAGTGTTTTGTATTCATTATGTAAAGCTGAATTATGAAAAAGCTTGGCATAATGCTTCTTCACCATCCCAGAACAGGAAGAAGAAGGGCTCACTACAGGTCTATTATTGGAGAAATCCTTAATATGTTTTGCCCCCATAGCTTTGGCTTCATCCCAGAATCCACTGTTGAAAGCCATTTGACCACAACAGCTTTGCTCAGGATTATAATGAACTTCCACCCCTAATTTCTTAAGTAATTTAATCATATTGAAGGCAGTATCAGGAAAAACCTGATCTATAAAACAAGGGATAAAAGCATCAACAATCATAGGTATGTATTTATTTACAAAAGTAGAAAAAAATTGTTGCTCATTATTTCCTGTTGAAAACAATTCTAAGAGATTTTCTGAACCGTAAAATTTAACTTGCTACCCATTGAAAATTAACTATTTTTGTGCTTTCCTGCTAAAATTCAGTAATTGAAATTAAATAATCATTAAAATAAACAATTATGTTAAAAGGACACCCTAAAGTTGATTTTTGACATGTCATTTCCAGTTACTTACAATATACTTTCAAAAATTTAGCATCTTATTTGCAAACAAAGAACGATTAAAACCACTCTGGTTTATAAAGGTTAAAGATACAAAATATCATTGAATCCATCAAAGTATCAGCATAGTATTTATAAGAATAATAAGATTAATTTCATCTATTAAAATAAGCTAGCATATACTTAGCCAAGACTATAAAGATTGATTTAGGTATCAGTATTTAGATATTAGATGGCCACCGTCAAAAGTGATGATTGTCGTAAGCGGTTTCACCTTCTCTCCTGCGGTGAAATTTTACTCAGTAAACAACCTCTTTTTAGCTAACTGGAATTCATCCTCAGACAATACACCTTTTTCTTTTAAGTTAACTAATTTATTTATGTCATTAATCAATATGTTATTCGAGCTTTCAGAATTGGCTTTTTCCTTCTTAGATAAAGATTCTTGTTGAGGCTGTATTATAGGGTCTTGCATAGGCGCATTTTTTTCTGGTGAATTAATTGCCCATATTAAAGCACCTATCCAACCTAATAAAGTCCAACCTAATAATAGATTGATAATAAGAATGCTTTTAGCATGAACCTTTTGTAAGCCAATGATTATAGGAATAAAATAGAAAACGATTAAGCCAACCCAAAGAATAATAGCATTTATATAAAATAATATCTTGCTACTGACTAGAATAGAACTATAAGTATCACTAAAGAGAAAAAGAAGAATCAAAATTGGAAAAATCATTCCTATTACTAATAAAGGTTTCTTTATTCTAGTAATCATATTTTTATATTTTTCCATGATAAAAATTGTAAATAGTTAGTATGATATGTTTAAAATATCCATTGCGGATTCAAAATTTTTCAATTCCTTTTCAGAATATTAATCAATTAGTTTTTTCTTCGCTTTTTGAAATTCTTCTTCATTCAATATACCTTCTTTCTTTAACTTTGCCAACCTTTCTAGTTGCTCCGTCATATTAGAAGCATCAGTTTTTTGATTCATCTTTCTTTGTTCTTCTATTGCTTCTCTTTGTAAATTAATTGATTCTTCTTGGATTTGCTTTTCATCTTCAGAGTCTTTCAAACTTTTTGATAGGATGACAATAACAAACCCTATTATAGAGTTTAAAATAAAAGAAATTAAAAACGCTTTACCTCCGCCGATTTTACGATAAGAACCAATAATTGAAACAATTATCGACCCTATTGTATTATAAAATAAATATTCCAAAACATCTCCACCTTCCATATTATTGTAATTTTATTTTTTTACTACTTTATCACATTTAGTACAATACCAAGCATAAATATCATTATAGTTTTCATCCATACCAACTATTGTTTTTTTCAAATTATGTGAACCATTATCTTTAGGACAAACATTGTTTTTTGAATTTCCACAGCTGACAAATAAGCAGCTAATAATTAAATATGCTAATATTTTTTTCATAGGTGAATACTTAAAGTTTACATATAGCGGTAAAGTTAATAATAATAAGAATATTCTTACTATTTATCTGAATCTATTTATCGTTTAACCTGACTTTGAGGATTAATGATAGGTTTAATTGATTAAGTGATTGATATTTTAACCTCAATTATGGATACAATATATCTGATA from Lentimicrobium sp. L6 includes the following:
- a CDS encoding superinfection immunity protein, whose amino-acid sequence is MEKYKNMITRIKKPLLVIGMIFPILILLFLFSDTYSSILVSSKILFYINAIILWVGLIVFYFIPIIIGLQKVHAKSILIINLLLGWTLLGWIGALIWAINSPEKNAPMQDPIIQPQQESLSKKEKANSESSNNILINDINKLVNLKEKGVLSEDEFQLAKKRLFTE
- a CDS encoding SHOCT domain-containing protein is translated as MEGGDVLEYLFYNTIGSIIVSIIGSYRKIGGGKAFLISFILNSIIGFVIVILSKSLKDSEDEKQIQEESINLQREAIEEQRKMNQKTDASNMTEQLERLAKLKKEGILNEEEFQKAKKKLID
- a CDS encoding (Fe-S)-binding protein, which produces MFSTGNNEQQFFSTFVNKYIPMIVDAFIPCFIDQVFPDTAFNMIKLLKKLGVEVHYNPEQSCCGQMAFNSGFWDEAKAMGAKHIKDFSNNRPVVSPSSSCSGMVKKHYAKLFHNSALHNEYKTLKSNTYEISDFIVNVLKKEDVGAEFPHKVTYHESCVSKREYGLTHEVRTLLKNVKGLELIEMKDADTCCGFGGTFSVKFEGISTAMAEQKVENALATEAEYIVSTDASCLMHIQGYIDKHNLPIKTIHIVDLLAANL